One Salvelinus fontinalis isolate EN_2023a chromosome 27, ASM2944872v1, whole genome shotgun sequence genomic region harbors:
- the LOC129825372 gene encoding pre-mRNA-processing factor 39-like isoform X1 encodes MEDTDEPMMGMLDTDSSESGDSPAMEGNGDGFLPYLPVLMHPAEWTMDQVPPDNLTTVIHDTDSESDQSSPEVIKQHQDQQSDLGSVEQAVQHFQLASAKLFQEEDSDDQFCSPQVEQQNPMEASSEEESKDGQNNQADATESLMQGEKMSEAVEQQQDPAQAQPPMIAEDGSPANMELEESKEMTEQGEPVEVPAEDPAVPTEPLIPAEYEKLVKGCEENPEDFNGWVYLLQYVEQENHLGVVRKAFDTFFLHYPYCYGYWKKFADTEKKHGNVQVAEEVYRRGVQAIPLSVDLWLHYMSFIKDNADHEDPETPGRIRAAYEHAVLAAGTDFRSDRLWEAYINWETEQEKLANVTAIYDRILGIPTQLYSQHLQRFKEHVQNNNPKHFLSEEEFVQLRVELAKANVAAATNGEGEEATPAEELPPGTEDLPDPAKRVTEIENMRHKVIESRQEVFNQNEQEVSKRWAFEEGIKRPYFHVKALEKTQLSNWMEYLDYEIENGTPERVVVLFERCLIACALYEDFWTKYAKYIEGYSIDGVRHVYKKACTIHLTKKPNIHLLWAAFEEQQGNIAEARRILKALEAAVPALAMVRLRRVSLERRHGNLEEAEALLREAIAAGKNTSETSFYAVKLARQLLKVQRSLAKARKVLLDAIDKDQASAKLYLNLLELEYSGDVQQNEVDILACFDRALSSPLPLDSRLTFSQRKVEFLQDFGSDINKLVTAYDEHQKLLKENESAKRKAENGSQETESKRQRTDEHSGSGHMMQGDVQGNNSAYNYNWYQQQYNNWGQNSWGQYNQYSQQYNQYYPPPPT; translated from the exons ATACCTGCCTGTCCTCATGCACCCTGCTGAATGGACCATGGACCAG GTTCCCCCTGACAACCTCACCACAGTTATCCACGACACTGACTCAGAGTCAGATCAGTCATCACCGGAGGTAATCAAGCAGCACCAGGACCAGCAgtctgatctgggatcagttgaACAAGCAGTGCAGCACTTCCAGCTAGCGAGTGCCAAGCTCTTCCAAGAGGAGGATTCAGATGATCAGTTTTGTTCTCCCCAGGTAGAACAACAGAACCCAATGGAAGCATCGTCAGAAGAAGAAAGCAAGGATGGACAGAACAACCAAGCGGATGCCACAGAGTCTCTGATGCAGGGTGAGAAGATGTCAGAGGCTGTAGAACAGCAACAAGATCCAGCCCAAGCCCAGCCACCAATGATTGCAGAAGATGGAAGTCCAGCTAACATGGAGCTGGAAGAATCCAAAGAAATGACCGAGCAGGGGGAACCTGTTGAGGTACCAGCTGAGGACCCAGCTGTCCCCACAGAGCCCCTCATCCCTGCTGAGTACGAGAAGCTGGTTAAAGGGTGTGAGGAGAACCCTGAAGACTTCAATGGTTGGGTCTACCTGCTGCAGTATGTGGAGCAAGAG AATCATCTCGGTGTTGTGAGGAAGGCGTTTGATACATTTTTCCTGCACTACCCCTACTGCTACGGCTACTGGAAGAAGTTTGCTGACACTGAGAAGAAGCATGGCAATGTGCAGGTGGCAGAGGAG GTGTACCGGCGAGGTGTGCAGGCCATCCCCCTCAGTGTGGATCTGTGGCTTCACTACATGTCTTTCATCAAGGACAATGCTGACCATGAAGACCCAGAGACACCAGGACGCATTAGAGC TGCGTATGAGCATGCTGTGTTGGCAGCAGGGACAGACTTCCGCTCTGACCGTCTGTGGGAGGCCTACATTAACTGGGAGACGGAGCAGGAGAAACTGGCTAACGTCACGGCCATCTACGACCGAATCCTGGGTATCCCCACCCAGCTCTACTCACAGCACCTCCAGAG GTTCAAAGAGCATGTGCAGAACAACAACCCCAAACACTTCCTGTCAGAGGAGGAGTTTGTCCAACTGAGGGTGGAGCTAGCCAAAGCCAACGTAGCAGCTGCAACCAATGGGGAAGGAGAGGAAGCAACACCTGCCGAGGAGCTCCCGCCAGGCACCGAAGATCTCCCAGATCCTGCAAAG AGGGTGACGGAGATTGAGAACATGCGACACAAGGTGATCGAGTCGCGCCAGGAGGTGTTCAACCAAAACGAGCAGGAGGTCAGCAAACGCTGGGCCTTCGAGGAAGGG ATAAAACGCCCCTACTTCCATGTCAAAGCCCTGGAGAAAACCCAGCTCAGCAATTGGATGGAGTACCTGGACTATGAGATCGAAAACGGCACTCCCGAACGTGTGGTCGTTCTGTTCGAACGCTGCCTCATCGCCTGTGCTCTTTACGAGGACTTCTGGACAAAG TATGCAAAATATATAGAAGGCTACAGCATTGATGGAGTGAGACATGTGTACAAGAAGGCGTGTACCATCCACCTGACCAAGAAGCCCAACATTCACCTGCTGTGGGCTGCGTTCGAGGAGCAACAGG GGAACATAGCGGAGGCGCGCCGCATCCTGAAGGCTCTGGAGGCTGCGGTACCAGCCCTAGCTATGGTGCGTCTGCGGCGGGTCAGCCTGGAGCGGCGCCACGGCAACCTGGAGGAGGCGGAGGCCCTGCTGAGGGAGGCGATTGCGGCGGGGAAGAACACCAGCGAGACGTCGTTCTACGCCGTGAAGCTGGCCCGGCAGCTGCTGAAGGTGCAGAGAAGCCTCGCCAAGGCCCGCAAGGTGCTGCTGGACGCCATAGACAAGGACCAG GCGAGTGCTAAACTGTATCTGAACCTGCTGGAACTGGAGTACAGTGGGGACGTGCAGCAGAACGAAGTGGACATCTTGGCCTGCTTCGACCGTGCCCTGAGCAGCCCGCTGCCTCTTGACTCCCGTCTCACCTTCTCTCAGCGCAAGGTCGAGTTCCTCCAGGACTTTGGCAGCGACATCAACAA GTTAGTGACTGCGTACGATGAACACCAGAAGCTTCTGAAAGAAAATGAGTCGGCAAAGAGGAAAGCAGAGAATGG CTCACAGGAAACCGAGTCGAAGAGACAGCGTACAGACGAGCACTCAGGCTCAGGGCACATGATGCAGGGAGATGTGCAGGGTAACAACTCTGCCTACAACTACAACTGGTACCAG CAACAGTACAACAACTGGGGACAGAACTCCTGGGGACAGTACAACCAGTATTCCCAGCAGTATAACCAGTACTATCCCCCTCCACCTACATAA
- the LOC129825372 gene encoding pre-mRNA-processing factor 39-like isoform X2 codes for MEDTDEPMMGMLDTDSSESGDSPAMEGNGDGFLPYLPVLMHPAEWTMDQVPPDNLTTVIHDTDSESDQSSPEVEQQNPMEASSEEESKDGQNNQADATESLMQGEKMSEAVEQQQDPAQAQPPMIAEDGSPANMELEESKEMTEQGEPVEVPAEDPAVPTEPLIPAEYEKLVKGCEENPEDFNGWVYLLQYVEQENHLGVVRKAFDTFFLHYPYCYGYWKKFADTEKKHGNVQVAEEVYRRGVQAIPLSVDLWLHYMSFIKDNADHEDPETPGRIRAAYEHAVLAAGTDFRSDRLWEAYINWETEQEKLANVTAIYDRILGIPTQLYSQHLQRFKEHVQNNNPKHFLSEEEFVQLRVELAKANVAAATNGEGEEATPAEELPPGTEDLPDPAKRVTEIENMRHKVIESRQEVFNQNEQEVSKRWAFEEGIKRPYFHVKALEKTQLSNWMEYLDYEIENGTPERVVVLFERCLIACALYEDFWTKYAKYIEGYSIDGVRHVYKKACTIHLTKKPNIHLLWAAFEEQQGNIAEARRILKALEAAVPALAMVRLRRVSLERRHGNLEEAEALLREAIAAGKNTSETSFYAVKLARQLLKVQRSLAKARKVLLDAIDKDQASAKLYLNLLELEYSGDVQQNEVDILACFDRALSSPLPLDSRLTFSQRKVEFLQDFGSDINKLVTAYDEHQKLLKENESAKRKAENGSQETESKRQRTDEHSGSGHMMQGDVQGNNSAYNYNWYQQQYNNWGQNSWGQYNQYSQQYNQYYPPPPT; via the exons ATACCTGCCTGTCCTCATGCACCCTGCTGAATGGACCATGGACCAG GTTCCCCCTGACAACCTCACCACAGTTATCCACGACACTGACTCAGAGTCAGATCAGTCATCACCGGAG GTAGAACAACAGAACCCAATGGAAGCATCGTCAGAAGAAGAAAGCAAGGATGGACAGAACAACCAAGCGGATGCCACAGAGTCTCTGATGCAGGGTGAGAAGATGTCAGAGGCTGTAGAACAGCAACAAGATCCAGCCCAAGCCCAGCCACCAATGATTGCAGAAGATGGAAGTCCAGCTAACATGGAGCTGGAAGAATCCAAAGAAATGACCGAGCAGGGGGAACCTGTTGAGGTACCAGCTGAGGACCCAGCTGTCCCCACAGAGCCCCTCATCCCTGCTGAGTACGAGAAGCTGGTTAAAGGGTGTGAGGAGAACCCTGAAGACTTCAATGGTTGGGTCTACCTGCTGCAGTATGTGGAGCAAGAG AATCATCTCGGTGTTGTGAGGAAGGCGTTTGATACATTTTTCCTGCACTACCCCTACTGCTACGGCTACTGGAAGAAGTTTGCTGACACTGAGAAGAAGCATGGCAATGTGCAGGTGGCAGAGGAG GTGTACCGGCGAGGTGTGCAGGCCATCCCCCTCAGTGTGGATCTGTGGCTTCACTACATGTCTTTCATCAAGGACAATGCTGACCATGAAGACCCAGAGACACCAGGACGCATTAGAGC TGCGTATGAGCATGCTGTGTTGGCAGCAGGGACAGACTTCCGCTCTGACCGTCTGTGGGAGGCCTACATTAACTGGGAGACGGAGCAGGAGAAACTGGCTAACGTCACGGCCATCTACGACCGAATCCTGGGTATCCCCACCCAGCTCTACTCACAGCACCTCCAGAG GTTCAAAGAGCATGTGCAGAACAACAACCCCAAACACTTCCTGTCAGAGGAGGAGTTTGTCCAACTGAGGGTGGAGCTAGCCAAAGCCAACGTAGCAGCTGCAACCAATGGGGAAGGAGAGGAAGCAACACCTGCCGAGGAGCTCCCGCCAGGCACCGAAGATCTCCCAGATCCTGCAAAG AGGGTGACGGAGATTGAGAACATGCGACACAAGGTGATCGAGTCGCGCCAGGAGGTGTTCAACCAAAACGAGCAGGAGGTCAGCAAACGCTGGGCCTTCGAGGAAGGG ATAAAACGCCCCTACTTCCATGTCAAAGCCCTGGAGAAAACCCAGCTCAGCAATTGGATGGAGTACCTGGACTATGAGATCGAAAACGGCACTCCCGAACGTGTGGTCGTTCTGTTCGAACGCTGCCTCATCGCCTGTGCTCTTTACGAGGACTTCTGGACAAAG TATGCAAAATATATAGAAGGCTACAGCATTGATGGAGTGAGACATGTGTACAAGAAGGCGTGTACCATCCACCTGACCAAGAAGCCCAACATTCACCTGCTGTGGGCTGCGTTCGAGGAGCAACAGG GGAACATAGCGGAGGCGCGCCGCATCCTGAAGGCTCTGGAGGCTGCGGTACCAGCCCTAGCTATGGTGCGTCTGCGGCGGGTCAGCCTGGAGCGGCGCCACGGCAACCTGGAGGAGGCGGAGGCCCTGCTGAGGGAGGCGATTGCGGCGGGGAAGAACACCAGCGAGACGTCGTTCTACGCCGTGAAGCTGGCCCGGCAGCTGCTGAAGGTGCAGAGAAGCCTCGCCAAGGCCCGCAAGGTGCTGCTGGACGCCATAGACAAGGACCAG GCGAGTGCTAAACTGTATCTGAACCTGCTGGAACTGGAGTACAGTGGGGACGTGCAGCAGAACGAAGTGGACATCTTGGCCTGCTTCGACCGTGCCCTGAGCAGCCCGCTGCCTCTTGACTCCCGTCTCACCTTCTCTCAGCGCAAGGTCGAGTTCCTCCAGGACTTTGGCAGCGACATCAACAA GTTAGTGACTGCGTACGATGAACACCAGAAGCTTCTGAAAGAAAATGAGTCGGCAAAGAGGAAAGCAGAGAATGG CTCACAGGAAACCGAGTCGAAGAGACAGCGTACAGACGAGCACTCAGGCTCAGGGCACATGATGCAGGGAGATGTGCAGGGTAACAACTCTGCCTACAACTACAACTGGTACCAG CAACAGTACAACAACTGGGGACAGAACTCCTGGGGACAGTACAACCAGTATTCCCAGCAGTATAACCAGTACTATCCCCCTCCACCTACATAA
- the LOC129825374 gene encoding FAU ubiquitin-like and ribosomal protein S30 translates to MQLFLRAQNTHTLEVTGQETVREIKLHVQTLEGLLVEDQVLLLDSSPLEDASSLVDCGISEYCTLEVAGRLLGGKVHGSLARAGKVRGQTPKVDKQEKKKKKTGRAKRRIQYNRRFVNVVPTFGKKKGPNANS, encoded by the exons ATGCAGCTCTTCTTGCGTGCCCAGAACACTCACACCCTTGAGGTGACCGGACAGGAGACCGTTAGAGAAATAAAG CTCCATGTCCAGACTCTGGAGGGTCTCCTAGTGGAGGACCAGGTGCTATTGCTGGACAGTTCCCCCTTGGAGGATGCTTCCTCTCTGGTGGACTGTGGCATCTCTGAGTACTGCACCTTGGAAGTGGCTGGCCGACTTCTGGGAG GAAAGGTCCACGGCTCCCTGGCCCGTGCCGGTAAAGTGCGGGGACAGACACCCAAG GTTGACAagcaggagaagaagaagaagaagactggTCGTGCCAAGCGTCGCATCCAGTACAACAGGCGCTTCGTCAATGTTGTGCCCACCTTCGGCAAGAAGAAGGGCCCCAATGCCAACTCCTAA
- the LOC129825373 gene encoding peptidyl-prolyl cis-trans isomerase FKBP3-like: MAAELTREWSDEQLKSDDLPKKDIIKFIQDNAAHSFLAEHKLMGNIKNVAKTAKKEQLIIAYNDLFESKRFLGSEPIEDVTEHVKNVKIDDKPKEVVEVVDEGPPKFFKSVLKKGDKTNFPKKGDNVSCWYTGSLEDGTVFDTNIPATARKKKQSKPLSFKVGLGRVIKGWDEGILTMSKGETAKLEIEPEWAYGKKGLPDSKIPPNAKLIFEVELVAVD, translated from the exons ATGGCGGCTGAATTGACCAGAGAGTGGAGCGATGAACAGCTAAAAAGTGATGATCTACCCAAAAAAGACATTATTAAGTTCATTCAGGACAATGCTGCCCATTCG TTTCTTGCAGAACACAAGCTGATGGGAAATATTAAGAATGTTGCAAAAACGGCAAAGAAGGAGCAACTGATTATTGCATACAACGATTTGTTTGAGAGCAAG AGATTTTTAGGTTCAGAACCCATTGAAGATGTGACGGAGCATGTGAAAAATGTGAAGATCGATGACAAGCCCAAAGAAGTTGTGGAAGTCGTTGATGAG GGTCCTCCTAAGTTCTTCAAGTCTGTGCTGAAGAAAGGTGACAAGACTAACTTCCCTAAGAAGGGAGACAATGTGAGCTGTTGGTACACTGGCTCCCTGGAGGATGGCACAGTGTTCGACACCAACATCCCTGCAA CTGCCAGAAAGAAGAAACAGAGCAAGCCACTGAGCTTCAAAGTTGGCCTGGGCCGGGTCATCAAAGGG TGGGATGAAGGTATCTTAACGATGAGCAAAGGCGAGACAGCCAAACTGGAGATTGAACCAGAATGGGCCTATGGGAAGAAGGGACTTCCTGATTCAAA AATCCCACCAAACGCAAAGCTGATCTTCGAGGTCGAGCTGGTGGCCGTCGATTAA